AACGCGAGCCTTTCAAAGTATACTCCTTTTGAGGTGTACATGAATGCAGATGGTCGACACATGCACTTTAGAAATCTTCATCTTAGTCCACCATCTGCTCAATTTTTCTCCAAAAGTTATGACCGCTAAAAATGTAGTGGTCACAACTCcgtaaaacatattaataactaCTCCCTGATGtctgcaatttatatacagtataattacccaacgatataattgcaagagaaagcactgaagtatatatatacatatatatacatatatatatatatatatatttttttttttttttttttttttttttctcccatctCGTATTTAGGGGTTTTGTAGTACACGTTATTTCCTTTCTTCAGAAAGGAACATTTTTATGAACACGGTATGATCCCTGACAAGAAGTGTggaatatttttgatttattaggaAATTAAAAGTCAATAGGAAACACTGATTTCTTGAGTCAGGACCATCCATACTATAGActggtttgtttttgtattaaaatactggTGCATTTAATGTCCAGTGTGCACAAAAGCTTTGTGAATCATGATTGAAAAATTGTGAgtcaatttttaatcaaatagtGACCCCAAGAAACAATTTTAATCGTATCGTGAGGTACCGAAAGGTTCCCACCCCTACTAGTCTACAAACCTCTGAAGGACTAAACTAGGAGGGATGCAGCCTCGGTAGGATGCAGCCATCCGTTTAAGAAACACCCATAAAGTCAGAAAGTATTTTTACTAGCGTGCACCTTGTGGTGATCATGTGATCATCTCAAACTTGCTAGTGTGATAATCTACTGATTGAGCTACAAGAAATTAATGGAAATTATTTGTTCTATTTCTGCAGTTTCTGCTTCTGTGTATTTGCAGTGCTGATTAATAAAGGTGAGCAtctgaaaaacatttaatagaTACATTCATCCAAAACATTTACTGGATTGTTATATTTCTGTGTTGTTTAATtcttattactttaaaaagggTTTTTGAAAAACTTAATACCTGTTTTAGAATATTTAGCGAAATGTGTCAGATATCTTTATTtcgtatttaacattttaactaaagtatggATTTTGCCATGAATTTCCAAATAATCTGGCATGGCATTAAAAGAAAgaatatgtataaatgtcagACTGTGTGTTTACAGTTAAAGTTTGGGTGATTTCAGTGTGTCTGCAGATCACAGTAGAGGCCGTAATAGATGGTTCTGTTGTCCTGCCGTGTTCTTCAACTCAGCATGATCGTAAACTTCAAGACATTAATGTGCATTGGAGGCACAATAACCGTGAGATTGTGTATGATATAATCAGTGGTAAAGATTCAGTAGAGTTACAGGTCCAACGGTACAAGAGCAGAGCTAAAACTTTTCCTGATGCGTATCTGAGAGGAAACTTCTCTCTTGAACTCATCAATCTTCAACACGCTGATGCAGGAAAATACACCTGTCTCATCTCACACTCATCTGAACATTCATCTGTAAAGCTGATTGTCAATGGTGTGTAGTTCAATTAATGAATGCTGCTCTATATACATTACAGACAGATCTTGTGCCGTTGTCACATTGCAATGAtggtctttctttttttctttgcagaGTCAACAACAGAAAATGAAACCAAATCACCAAAAACAGAATATGGAACCAAATCAGCTGATCAAGGAAACGAAGAAGCAGAACAAGATGCTACATCATCATCTTTGCTCTGGGTTTACATTGGAGTACCTGCATTATTAATAGCGCTTATAGCCTGTTTGATCGTCatctatagaaaaaaaattaaagcggCAATATTCTCTCCTGTTACGACTGAAGATAAACAACAGCGACAggaataaatatgtaaaagtttcaaaacttattttaactaatttGTTACAGCTTTCATTGTTTCATTCTGGTGTCAGAGACACTGTTTTGTGCTCTTATATTCTTGCTGTTTGTACTGCGTTGCTCTTAGTATATAACAGAATGATctcgaattttttttttttttagttgaaagATACATGATTCTGTGAATATGTTAGTGCCTTAACAGTTCTGTACCCAGGGTTCGTACAGGGTGCTTAAAGTGCCTAAAGTAGTTGAATTTgactggaaaacccttgaaaacaacatttatgtaaaaggtacttgaaaagtactCAAATTTTTCAAAGGCAGTATATGTGaaattaatgttcatttttgttttttaaacagtctTTTGAAGCAAAATTACCAATGCAGCACATCTGATATAAATACAGGGCCATTTAACCAGGCTTTCAGGAGTGCATGAGATCTCGTGACAGTGATACTCCTTAAGGTAAAGCAGAGTTTGTGGTGAAACCTTTAATTGTGCTTGCATTATATTGTTCAGGCTTTTACTGTATATGCTGTGAGTatatgtctatttttattactaaaaatatcAGATTACTCAATTGTCAAAATAATCCGtagattacttgattaccaaaataattgttagttaTGGCCCTAGATtagttaaaacatttcaaaatacaactgcattgttttgctttttgtgatTAGAAGAC
This sequence is a window from Labeo rohita strain BAU-BD-2019 unplaced genomic scaffold, IGBB_LRoh.1.0 scaffold_71, whole genome shotgun sequence. Protein-coding genes within it:
- the LOC127161676 gene encoding CD276 antigen homolog; translated protein: MIISFCFCVFAVLINKVCLQITVEAVIDGSVVLPCSSTQHDRKLQDINVHWRHNNREIVYDIISGKDSVELQVQRYKSRAKTFPDAYLRGNFSLELINLQHADAGKYTCLISHSSEHSSVKLIVNESTTENETKSPKTEYGTKSADQGNEEAEQDATSSSLLWVYIGVPALLIALIACLIVIYRKKIKAAIFSPVTTEDKQQRQE